The genomic DNA GTACGTGAGGGTCGACAGCTGCGCGTCGGCGCTCGCCGGGGCCAGCTCGGCACCGCGCAGCACCGTGCCGAAGTACGGCGCCTCGGGGTCGGAGACGACCTCGCGGGTGTCGCCGGCGGCGGCGAGTCCTCGTCGGATCAGCTCGTCCATCGCGATCCGCTCGGGTCCGCCGATCTCGATGACGCCGTTCACCGGCTCATGGGCGGCGGCGCGCGCGACGGCGGTCGAGACATCCGCGGCCGCGATCGGCTGCATGATGCCGGTCGAGACCCGGGCGACCCCGTCGGGGCCGGTCGTCGAGTCGGCGATGCGGCGCACGAACTCGTAGAACTGCGTCGCGCGCACGATCGTGAACGGCACCCCCGACTCGGTGATGAGCCGCTCCTGCGCGACCTTCGCCCGCAGGTAGCCGCTGTCGGGCAGCAGGTCGGCGCCCACGATCGACAGCGCGACGTGGTGCGCCACACCGTTCGCCCGCTCGGCCTCGATGAGGTTGCGGGTCGACGCGGTGAAGAACGCCAGCACGTCGTCGTCGGCGAACGACGGCGAGTTCGAGACATCCACGACGACGTCGGCGCCCTGCAGCGCCTCGGCGACGCCCTCGCCCGTGACCGTGTTCACGCCCGTGTTGGGCGAAGCGGCCACGGCCTCGTGGCCGTGCTCGGCGAGCAGTTCGACGACCTTGGACCCGATGAGGCCGGTGCCTCCGATGACGATGACCTTCATGAGTGGTGCTCCTCCCAACGGTGGGCCGCGAGTTCGGCCTCACTGACTCCGACCGGAGAGAGCCGGGATCTGTGACGGAGCGAACGCCTTCCGCAGCACGTGCACCGCCAGCTCGATCGCGGCGGTCGAGGCCGCCGTCTCACGCAGCGGGTTCAGCATCATGAAGTCGTGCACGGTGCCGTTCACGCGCACGGCCGTGGTGCGCACACCCGCCTCGGTGAGCTTGCGCGCGTACGCCTCGCCCTCGTCGCGCAGCACGTCGTTCTCATCGACGATCACGAGCGTCTCGGGCAGGCCCGACAGCTCTTCGAGGGTTGCGCGCAGCGGCGACGCGGTGATCTCGGCGCGGGTCGCGACATCCGGCAGGTAGTTGTCCCAGAACCACGCCATGCTGTCGGCGCGCAGGAACGGCCCCTCGGCGAACTCGCGGTAGCTGGCCGTGTCCTGCGCGGCATCCGTCACCGGGTAGTACAGCGACTGGTGCACGAACGTGACATCCCCGCGCTGCTTCGCGAGGATCGCGACCGCGGCCGACATGTTGCCGCCGACGGAGTCGCCGGCGACCGCGAGCCGCGAGGCATCCAGCCCGTACTCCTCGCCGTGGGCGAGGATCCAGCGCGCCGTGGCGTACGCCTGCTCGATCGCGACGGGGTAGCGCGCCTCGGGCGAGCGGTCGTACTCGACGAACACGACGGCGGCGCCGACCCCGGTCGCGAGGTCGCGCACGAGCCGATCGTGGGTGCCGGCGTTGCCGAGCACCCAGCCGCCGCCGTGGATGTACAGGATCGTCGGGAGCGGCTCGGTACGAGCGGATGCTCCGGGCGGGGTGACGATGCGCACCCGCACGTCGCCCACCTCGGCGGGCACGGTGACCCAGCGCTCGTCGACGTCGGCTTTCGCGACGGGCGCGGCCTGCACGTCGTCGAGCACCTTGCGGGCCTCGGCGGGGGTCAGCTGGGCGAAGAACGGCGGGGTCGCGGTGGCGTCCGCGATCGCCTGGGCGGCGGGTTCGAGCACGTGCTCGGTCATGATGGTTCCTTCCGATCGGTGTGGTGAGCGGTTCGGGTTCACCAGACATGACCGGGAGGCATCCGCAGGTGTGACCTGCCTGCGACCGTCAGGCGCCGGCGGCGCGCTCCTCGGCCGCGCGGATGATGCCGCGCAGCGCCTCGAGTGCGACGGCGCCCTGCTCCGTGCCGAAGCCGAACAGCTCACTGATCGCCGGGTAGATGCCGGCCGCGCGCTGCTTCAGCGCCTCGCCCTCCTCCGTGAGCGAGACGTGCACCGTGCGCTCGTCGGTCGCGCTGCGCGTGCGGCGCACCAGCCCGCGCTTCTCCAGCCGCTGCAGCAGCGGGGTCATCGTGCCGTAGTCGGAT from Agromyces larvae includes the following:
- a CDS encoding alpha/beta hydrolase, yielding MTEHVLEPAAQAIADATATPPFFAQLTPAEARKVLDDVQAAPVAKADVDERWVTVPAEVGDVRVRIVTPPGASARTEPLPTILYIHGGGWVLGNAGTHDRLVRDLATGVGAAVVFVEYDRSPEARYPVAIEQAYATARWILAHGEEYGLDASRLAVAGDSVGGNMSAAVAILAKQRGDVTFVHQSLYYPVTDAAQDTASYREFAEGPFLRADSMAWFWDNYLPDVATRAEITASPLRATLEELSGLPETLVIVDENDVLRDEGEAYARKLTEAGVRTTAVRVNGTVHDFMMLNPLRETAASTAAIELAVHVLRKAFAPSQIPALSGRSQ
- a CDS encoding MarR family winged helix-turn-helix transcriptional regulator, yielding MDDREASVPLDDMVCWNLYSAARAVTAAYRPLLEPLGVTYPQYLVLANLWTHGDQTVGSLVERIQSDYGTMTPLLQRLEKRGLVRRTRSATDERTVHVSLTEEGEALKQRAAGIYPAISELFGFGTEQGAVALEALRGIIRAAEERAAGA
- a CDS encoding SDR family oxidoreductase, translated to MKVIVIGGTGLIGSKVVELLAEHGHEAVAASPNTGVNTVTGEGVAEALQGADVVVDVSNSPSFADDDVLAFFTASTRNLIEAERANGVAHHVALSIVGADLLPDSGYLRAKVAQERLITESGVPFTIVRATQFYEFVRRIADSTTGPDGVARVSTGIMQPIAAADVSTAVARAAAHEPVNGVIEIGGPERIAMDELIRRGLAAAGDTREVVSDPEAPYFGTVLRGAELAPASADAQLSTLTYDEWLAAQAAASTAAPTAARTAK